The DNA window GCGAGAATCAAAAGCGGTGCGAAGATGCCGATCTGGGCGTGGGTTGGGGCCAGCGCGATCATCGCCGTGCCGAGCCCCATCAGCGTGATGGTCAAAAGCATCGCCGCCTTGCGCCCGGCACGGTCGGCGTAGGCGCCGAGCACCATGCTGCCGAGCGGGCGCATGACGAAGCCGACCCCGAACACCCCGACCGCCATCAGCAGAGAGCCATAGGGGGTCTCGGAGGGAAAGTAGAGCGCGCCGATGATCGAAGCGAAGAAGCTGAATACGGTGAAGTCGAACATCTCGAGGCCGTTGCCGAGGCTTGCGGCAATGATCAGCTTGGCACGGGAGAGCTGGCGTGGTGCTGCGCCGGCGTCCGACCGCTGGGCGAGTTGGGACATGAAACGGCTCCGATTGTCGGTGGCGAGCCCGGCTGTCGAGGGCGGAATTTGGTTAAGTTTGGAAACAGCCTTGGTTCGACCTTAATCGGTTGCGGCGAGGGAGGGAAGAGGCCCGCCCGGCCTGCGTAGCGTGGTGCTCACCTGCTGGTGCATTTGTGCGAGGATAGCGGCTCAGCGCCCCATCAAGAGGGCGCCTTGGCGAGAGAGTAATCTTCTTATGGACACCCCCAGGCATGAACTCACCATGTCGGTGCTGATGACCCCCGATCTGGCCAACTTCTCCGGCAAGGTACACGGGGGAGCGCTGCTCAAGTACCTCGATGAAGTCGCCTACGCTTGCGCTGCGCGCTGGGCCCAGAGCTACGTGGTGACGCTCTCGGTCGACCAGGTGATCTTTCGCCAGCCGATCCATGTCGGCGAGCTGGTCACCTTTCTCGCCGCGGTCAACTACACCGGGCGCAGTTCGATGGAAATCGGCATCAAGGTGATCGCCGAGGATTTTCGCCAGGGCGTGGTGCGCCATACCAACAGCTGCTACTTCACCATGGTGGCGGTGGACGATGACGGGCG is part of the Halotalea alkalilenta genome and encodes:
- a CDS encoding acyl-CoA thioesterase, whose amino-acid sequence is MDTPRHELTMSVLMTPDLANFSGKVHGGALLKYLDEVAYACAARWAQSYVVTLSVDQVIFRQPIHVGELVTFLAAVNYTGRSSMEIGIKVIAEDFRQGVVRHTNSCYFTMVAVDDDGRPMAVPALSPVTKIGRQRFESGRRRRELRREMEARFRAIRNAEGEQPDHPAQEH